CTATGAGGATGCCAATGATGCTGATGAACTCAGGCATGATCCCATTTTAAAAAGTGTAACAGGACGACTTTTGTCGGATGAACCGTTAGCTTCCCAGCCGACTATTTCCCGGTTTGAGAACGGGGTAACATTCAAAGAAATTTTCAAGCTTTTAGACTATCTGCTTGACTTTTATATTTCGAATAAATCAAAAGATACGGTTGTCGGTTCTTCGCCTTTGAAAATTATTATTGATGCTGATTCAACGGATGCTCCTGTTTGCGGTAATCAGCAATTATCACTTTTTCATGGTTATTATGGAAATTATATTTACCATCCTTTGTTGATTTATGATGGTGATACAGGTGAGTTGATAACGGCAGTCTTGAGACCAGACAATGCTCATGCCAGTCGCAGGATAGTGGCAATATTAAGGCGGATTATCAAAAAGTTAAAAGAGGCTTTTAAAGATGTTGAAATAACATTCCGTGCTGATGGCGGTTTTGCTATTCCGGATTTGTATGAATTTTGTGAGTCTGAGAGCATAGACTACATAATTGGTTTTATTACCAACAACAGAGTACTTGCTTGCGGAGAGAAGTTGAGAGATACTGCCAAAGAG
The Candidatus Zixiibacteriota bacterium DNA segment above includes these coding regions:
- a CDS encoding IS1380 family transposase: MTECNQSSFSYFVKKNLTADFKGGEISSDSGLLLLRQLDQELGLTKGLGDCIDDERHQSYTKQPILDLIRQRTYQIMAGYEDANDADELRHDPILKSVTGRLLSDEPLASQPTISRFENGVTFKEIFKLLDYLLDFYISNKSKDTVVGSSPLKIIIDADSTDAPVCGNQQLSLFHGYYGNYIYHPLLIYDGDTGELITAVLRPDNAHASRRIVAILRRIIKKLKEAFKDVEITFRADGGFAIPDLYEFCESESIDYIIGFITNNRVLACGEKLRDTAKEKYCETQTKQRLFDDFDYQANSWDMPLRIIIKAEHNDKGSNHRFVATNMTGTPERLYDFYALRGDCENRIKEFKERFKGWPVKLSSFCS